A window of Phenylobacterium sp. NIBR 498073 genomic DNA:
CGGCCGTGCGGTAGGGCCCGGATCGGCACGCCGTAAAATAGCCCAGCTTGCGCCGGACGAGGTTCGTCGAACCGGAGACTCCAGCGATGAAGCTGCTGACCGCCCTGAGCCTGAGCGCCGGCTTGCTGACGAGCGCCGCCGCCGCCCAGACCCCGATCGCGCCGCGCGCCAAGGTCGAGGCGCTGGCCGCGGCGATCGACGCGCAGTTCTACGATCCGGCCCGGGCCGGCAAGCTCGCCGCCGAGCTGCGGGCCGAGGCCGGGAAGGGGACTTATGACAGGCTCACCGACCCGCGCGACTTCGCTGCGGCCCTGACCGAGCGGCTGCGGCCGCAGGACGGGCATTTTGCGGTCAGCTGGACGCCCCCGGAGGCCGCGTCCGCGACGGCACCGCCGGCCCGCAGCGGGCCGCCGCCGTTCCTGTCGCGGCGCGGCGGCTACGGCTTCGTGGCCGTGAAGGTGCTGCCCGGGAACATCGGCTACATCGACATGCGTGGCTTCGCCGACTTCGCAGCCGACGGCGACCAAGCCCCGCGGCAGGCGGCCGATGCGGCGCTGGCGCTGGTGGCCGGGACCGACGCGCTGATCTTCGACCTTCGCGACAACGGCGGCGGCTCGCCGGCCATGGTCGGCTACCTGATCGGCCACTTCGTCCCGGACGAGGCCAAGATCTACAACATCTTCAAGACTCGCGGCGAACCCGACAGCGACGAGGCGCCGAGCGTGCCGATCGCCGGGCAGCGGCGGCTCGATACGCCGCTCTATGTGCTGACCAGCGGGCGCACGGCTTCGGCGGCCGAGAGCTTCGCCTACACCCTGCAGGCGGCGAAGCGGGCGAGCGTGGTCGGCGAGGCCTCGGCCGGCGGGGCCAATCCGGGCGGCGGCGCGCCGCTGGGCGACGGGCTTTCGGTGTTCATCTCCTCGGGCACGCCGATCAACCCGATCACCGGCAGGAACTGGGAGGGTACGGGGGTGACGCCCGACGTGGCGGTCCCGGCCGCGCAGGCGCTTGATCGGGCTCAGCAATTGGCGCTGACCCGGCTGGTCGCCGCGCCGCTGGAGCCCGCGGTCCTGACCGAGAACCGCTGGGCGCTGGAAGCGCTGTCGGCTCCCGCGCCGGAGCGCCAGAATCTGGCCCGCTACGAAGGCGGCTATGGGCCCTACCAGGCCAAGGTGGTGGACGGGCGGCTGCAACTGACGACCGGCCGGCGCCCGCCCAGCGTGCTGACGCCGCTGGACGACAAGGGCCTGTTCTTCGTCGAAGGCGCGCCTTCGCGGCGGGTCAGGTTCGACGAAACGGCGCTGGTCTTCCTGTCGCCGGACGGGTCGCAAACGCGGCAACCGCGCCACGGCGCCGCAACGGGAGCAAGCTAGGACAGCGTTCGGCGGTTGTCAGGGCGCGCCGCGGCTCTATAGGTTGGCGCCCTTTCAGTCCAAGCGGGCCTTAGGGCCAAGAGGAAACGCCGCGCCTATGAGCGACGCCGAGAAACGCACCTTCACCGACGAGGAAGCGCTGAGCTTCCACAAGCACCCGACCCCCGGGAAGATCGCCATTGCGCCGACCAAGCCGATGGCCACCCAGCGGGACCTGTCGCTTGCCTATTCGCCGGGCGTGGCCGTACCTGTGCTCAAGATCGCGGAAGATCCTGAGACCGCCTACGACTACACCTCCAAGGGCAACCTGGTGGCGGTGATCTCCAACGGCACCGCGATCCTCGGGCTCGGCAACCTCGGCGCCCTAGCCTCCAAGCCGGTGATGGAGGGCAAGAGCGTGCTCTTCAAGCGCTTCGCCGACGTCGACTCCATCGACATCGAGGTCAGCGCCACCGACCCCGACGAGATCATCACGGTAGTCAAGAACATCGGGATCACCTTCGGCGGCATCAACCTTGAGGACATCAAGGCGCCGGAGTGTTTCCGCATCGAGACCGAGCTGCAGGAGCTGCTCGACATCCCGGTGTTCCATGACGACCAGCACGGCACCGCGATCATTTCGGCCGCCGGCCTGATCAACGCCTGCGCCATCACCGGCCGCGACATCTCCAAGATCAAGGTGGTGCTGAACGGCGCCGGCGCGGCCGGCATCGCCACCATCGAGCTGATCAAGGCCATGGGCGTCTCGCCCGAGAACGTCATCGCCTGCGACTCCAAGGGCGTGATCTATCGCGGCCGCCCCAACGACATGAACCAGTGGAAGAGCGCCCACGCGGTCGACACTGATGCGCGCACGCTCTCCGAGGCGCTGGACGGCGCGGACGTGTTCATCGGCCTGTCGGTCAAGGGCGCCCTGACCCCGGACATGATCAAGGCGATGGCCCCCAAGCCGATCATCTTCGCCATGGCCAACCCCGATCCGGAGATCACCCCGGAAGAGGTCTACACCGTCCGCGCGGACGCCATCGTCGCCACCGGCCGCAGCGACTATCCCAACCAGGTCAACAACGTCCTGGGCTTCCCCTACATCTTCCGCGGCGCGATGGACGTGCGCGCTCGCCGCGTGAACATGGAGATGAAGATCGCCTGCGCCCGCGCCCTGGCCGAACTGGCCCGGGAAGACGTGCCGGACGAAGTGGCGGCCGCCTATCACGGCACCCAGCTGAAGTTCGGGCCGCAGTACATCATCCCGACCCCGTTCGACCCGCGGCTGCTCGCCTACATCCCGCCGTTCGTCGCCCAGGCGGCGATGGACACCGGCGTGGCGCGCAAGCCGATCGAGGACATGGACGCCTATCGCGCCTCGCTGGCCCAGCGGCTCGACCCGACGGCGGCCTTCCTGCAGAAGCTGCAGGGCGCGGTGCTGAAGGCGCCGAACAAGCGCATCGTCTTCGCCGAAGGCGAGGAGCCGACGGTGATCCGCGCCGCCCACGCCTTCGAGGCCGCGGGCCTGGGCCACGCCATCCTGGTCGGCCGCGACGAGCTGGTGAAGCAGAACATGATCGAGGCCGGGCTGGACCCGGCCGAAACCAAGCTCGAGATCATCAACGCCCGCGTCTCGCGGCATAATCCCGAGTTCGTGGACTTCCTCTACGAGCGGCTGTCGCGCCAGGGCTACCTGAAGCGCGACGTCCAGCGGCTGATCAACCAGGACCGCAACTCGTTCGCCGCCTCAATGGTGGCGCTGGGCTATGCCGATGGCATGGTCACCGGCGTGACCCGCTCCTACGACCAGGTGCTGGAAGAGGTGCTGCGGGTGATCGACCCGGCCCCCGACGGCCGGGTGATGGGCATGAGCGTCGTGCTGGCCAAGGGCCACACCCTGTTCATCGCCGACACCAACGTCACCGAGATGCCCGAGGCCGAGGAACTGGTCGAGATCGCCTGCGAGGCGGCCCGCACGGTCAAGTCGCTGGGTTACGTGCCGCGCGTGGCGTTCATGTCCTATTCGACCTTCGGCAATCCGATGGGCGTGCGCTCCGAGAAGGTGCGCGACGCGGTGGCCATGCTCGACATGATGGACGTCGACTTCGAGTACGAAGGCGAAATGCCGCCGGAGCTGGCGCTCGACCCCAGCAAGCGGGTCAACTATCCGTTCATGCGCCTGACCGGCCCGGCCAACGTGCTGATCATGCCGGCCATCCACTCGGCGGCGATCTCGACCCAGCTGGTGCAGTCGCTCGGCGGCGCCACGGTGATCGGGCCGCTGCTGCTGGGCCTGTCGAAGTCGGTGCAGATCGCCCCGCTCTCGGCCTCGGTCTCCCGCGTTCTGCAGATGGCGACCCTGGCCGCCTACGAGCAGGACGCCATCGAGGCGCAAGGATGAGCCTCGCGCTCAACAGCTTGAACTAACGAGCCGCCCGCTCCTCGGGGTGCGGGCGGCTTGGCCGTCCCACCCCGAACCATGAGGAGCGCAGGCCCATGACCGGTCTCAGCATCGGCATCGATTTCGGCACGACCAATACGGTCGTCGCGCTCGCAGGGGCGGACGGGCCGGCGCATCTGGTCAAGTTCCCCGCGCCGGAAAGGGAGGTCTTCGCCTTCCGCTCGGCGCTGTCGTTCTACGCCCCGCCGGACCTGCCCAACGAGCGCGAGGTCGAGGCTGGGCCGTGGGCCATCGAGGCGTATGTCGAGGACCCGCTGGAGACGCGGTTCATCCAGTCGTTCAAGAGCTTCGCGGCCTCGGAGAGCTTCACCGAGACGCAGATTATCGGCCGCCGCTACCAGTTCGAGGACCTGCTCTCGGCCTTCCTGCTGAAGCTCCGCGAGCACGCCGGCGACGACCTGGCCCAGCTGCCCAAGCGGGTGATCGTCGGGCGGCCGGTGACCTTCGCCGGCGGGGCGCCGAACGAGGACCTCGCCCTGGCCCGCTATGAGACCGGGTTCCGGCGGCTGGGCTTCGAGGAGATCCTCTATTCCTATGAGCCGGTCGGGGCGGCGTTCTTCTTCGCCCGCGAGCTGCAGGAGGACGCCACCGTGCTGGTCGGCGACTTCGGCGGCGGCACCAGCGACTTCTCGATCATCCGCTTCACCCGCGAGAACGGCGAGATCCGCTCGACCCCGCTGGGTCGCGCCGGGGTCGGCGTCGCGGGCGACGCCTTCGACTACCGGATCATCGACAACCTGGTCTCGCCGGAGCTGGGCAAGGGCTCGAGCTACAAGTCGTTCGGCAAGATCCTGCCGGTGCCGAACCGCTACTATTCGACCTTCGCGCGCTGGGACCAGCTGGCGCTGATGCGCGCTAGCCGCGACATGCGCGAGATCCGCAAGCTGGTCCGCGAGGCGGTCGAGCCGGATAAGATCGAGCGGCTGGTCGAGGTGCTGGACGAGAACTACGGCTACCGGCTTTACCGCTCGGTGTCGGCGCTGAAGGAGGCCCTGTCGTCGCAGGAAAAAGCGCAGTTCAAGTTCGCGGCCGGCAGCATCGACATCGGCCGCGAGGTCGAGCGGGCCGAGTTCGAGGACTGGATCGCGCCGGAACTGCACCTGATCGAGGACGCGGTCGACCGGGCGATGAGCGACGCCGGGCTCAACGCCGGCGGCGTCGACCGGGTGTTCCTGACCGGCGGCTCGTCACTGGTGCCGGCGGTGCGCGACATCTTCTACCGCCGGTTCGACGCCTCGAAGATCGAGAGCGGGTCTGAGCTGGAGTCGATCGCCTCGGGCCTGGCGCTGATGGGCCGCGAGCGCGACCTGACGAAGTGGGCGCGCGGGGCTTAGCGGTTAGCGTGTCATCCCGGTTTGCGAAGCAATACCGGGACCCATGAACACCAGATGGATCAGAACTCGGCTCGGCCTCGCCCGATCCCGCCAGCTCAGGCGCGAATGGGTCCCGGTCTTCGGCCCGTGGCCGAAACCGGGATGACACCGGTGGTTGCCCCCGCTGTAAGCCTCACTTCCGCAAATTCACCGCGTCGAGGTCGATGTCCCTGGCCGGGACCAGCTCCAGGTTGGGGCGGCGCTGCTTGAGGCCGGCTTCGAAGGCCTTGGCGTCGCCGGCGACGATGACGCTGACGCTGCCCGGGGCGAGGTTCTTGGCGGCGAAGGCCTGGACCTCGCCGGCGGTGACCGCCTCGACCTTGCCGGTGTAGGCGGCGACTTCGCTGAGCGGCAGGTCGTAGAGGGCGAGATTGCCGAGGATGCCGGCCAGGCCGTCGGTGGTGGCCAGTTCGCGGCCGAAGCCGCCGACCAGCACCGACTTGCGGGCCTTCAGCTCATCGGCGCTGGTCGGCGCGTCGGCCAGGCGCTGGAGCTCGCCGAGCATCAGGTCGAGGACCTGCGGGGCGGACTCGTTCTTGGTCTGGGCGGCGGCGCGGAACAGGCCGGTGGTGCGCATCGCCGAGAGCCGGGAATTGGCGCCGTAGGAGAGGCCGCGCTTGATGCGGATCTCCTGATTGAGGCGGGCCGAGTAACCGCCGCCGAGCACCGAGTTGGCGACGACGCCCGGATAGTACTGGGCGTCGCCGCGGGCGATCGAGGCCTTGGCGACGGTGACCGCGGCCTGGCCGGTTCCGGGCAGGTCGATGGCGACGGCGCGCGGCGCGGCCTTGGGGGCGACGTCGGCGCGGGCCGGGGCGGCGCCGGCCGGGGCCTTCCAGTCGCCGAACGCGCCCTCGGCAAGCTTGAAGCCCTGCTCGGGGGTGATGTCGCCGGTCAGCACCAGGATGGCGTTGTCGGGCCGGAAGTACCGGCCGTGCAGCTTGGCGAGGTCCTCGGTCTTCAGCCGGACCAGCGAGGCCGGCGTGCCGGAGGCGACGTGGCCGAAGCTGGTGCCGGAGAAGATCACCGGCGAGGCGGCGAAGCCGGCCAGCTGACCCGGCGACTGATAGGCCACCGACAGGCCGTCGAGCGCCTGGACGCGCTGGCGCTCGAGCTCCTCGGCCGCGAAGGCCGGATTGCGCGCCACGTCGGCCATGATCGCCATGGCGGCGGGCAGCTTCTCGGGCATGACGTTGAGCGTGACGGCCGAGGACTCCTGGCCGCCGCCGGAGGAGAGCACCGCGCCGAGCGCCTCGGTCTGGCTGGCGATCTCCTGCGCGCCGCGGGTCTTGGTGCCCTCGGTCAGCATGCCGGCGGTCATGCCCATGGCGCCGGCCAGCCCCTGCGGATCGGCCCAGGCGCCGGCCCGCACGGTCAGGGCGGCGGAAACCAGCGGCAGGTCGGAGGACTTGGCGACGATGACCCGCAGGCCATTGGCCAGGGTCTTCTCGGCCGGCTTGGGCAGCACCGGCTCGACCGGGGCGGCGAGCGGCGGCGGGGCCTGGCGCTGGCCCTCGGGGGCGAGGGTGACAACGGGGCCCGTGTACTTGGCCGAGGCGACGA
This region includes:
- a CDS encoding S41 family peptidase, with translation MKLLTALSLSAGLLTSAAAAQTPIAPRAKVEALAAAIDAQFYDPARAGKLAAELRAEAGKGTYDRLTDPRDFAAALTERLRPQDGHFAVSWTPPEAASATAPPARSGPPPFLSRRGGYGFVAVKVLPGNIGYIDMRGFADFAADGDQAPRQAADAALALVAGTDALIFDLRDNGGGSPAMVGYLIGHFVPDEAKIYNIFKTRGEPDSDEAPSVPIAGQRRLDTPLYVLTSGRTASAAESFAYTLQAAKRASVVGEASAGGANPGGGAPLGDGLSVFISSGTPINPITGRNWEGTGVTPDVAVPAAQALDRAQQLALTRLVAAPLEPAVLTENRWALEALSAPAPERQNLARYEGGYGPYQAKVVDGRLQLTTGRRPPSVLTPLDDKGLFFVEGAPSRRVRFDETALVFLSPDGSQTRQPRHGAATGAS
- a CDS encoding NADP-dependent malic enzyme yields the protein MSDAEKRTFTDEEALSFHKHPTPGKIAIAPTKPMATQRDLSLAYSPGVAVPVLKIAEDPETAYDYTSKGNLVAVISNGTAILGLGNLGALASKPVMEGKSVLFKRFADVDSIDIEVSATDPDEIITVVKNIGITFGGINLEDIKAPECFRIETELQELLDIPVFHDDQHGTAIISAAGLINACAITGRDISKIKVVLNGAGAAGIATIELIKAMGVSPENVIACDSKGVIYRGRPNDMNQWKSAHAVDTDARTLSEALDGADVFIGLSVKGALTPDMIKAMAPKPIIFAMANPDPEITPEEVYTVRADAIVATGRSDYPNQVNNVLGFPYIFRGAMDVRARRVNMEMKIACARALAELAREDVPDEVAAAYHGTQLKFGPQYIIPTPFDPRLLAYIPPFVAQAAMDTGVARKPIEDMDAYRASLAQRLDPTAAFLQKLQGAVLKAPNKRIVFAEGEEPTVIRAAHAFEAAGLGHAILVGRDELVKQNMIEAGLDPAETKLEIINARVSRHNPEFVDFLYERLSRQGYLKRDVQRLINQDRNSFAASMVALGYADGMVTGVTRSYDQVLEEVLRVIDPAPDGRVMGMSVVLAKGHTLFIADTNVTEMPEAEELVEIACEAARTVKSLGYVPRVAFMSYSTFGNPMGVRSEKVRDAVAMLDMMDVDFEYEGEMPPELALDPSKRVNYPFMRLTGPANVLIMPAIHSAAISTQLVQSLGGATVIGPLLLGLSKSVQIAPLSASVSRVLQMATLAAYEQDAIEAQG
- a CDS encoding Hsp70 family protein, translated to MTGLSIGIDFGTTNTVVALAGADGPAHLVKFPAPEREVFAFRSALSFYAPPDLPNEREVEAGPWAIEAYVEDPLETRFIQSFKSFAASESFTETQIIGRRYQFEDLLSAFLLKLREHAGDDLAQLPKRVIVGRPVTFAGGAPNEDLALARYETGFRRLGFEEILYSYEPVGAAFFFARELQEDATVLVGDFGGGTSDFSIIRFTRENGEIRSTPLGRAGVGVAGDAFDYRIIDNLVSPELGKGSSYKSFGKILPVPNRYYSTFARWDQLALMRASRDMREIRKLVREAVEPDKIERLVEVLDENYGYRLYRSVSALKEALSSQEKAQFKFAAGSIDIGREVERAEFEDWIAPELHLIEDAVDRAMSDAGLNAGGVDRVFLTGGSSLVPAVRDIFYRRFDASKIESGSELESIASGLALMGRERDLTKWARGA
- a CDS encoding pitrilysin family protein, with product MLRHAALALTLCLGLALPAAAADSVPPIGYQERTLANGLKVYSSVDRTTPNVTVQVWYGVGSKDDPIGRSGFAHLFEHMMFKATRDMPSETIDRMTEDVGGFNNASTYDDFTNYYEVVPANHLERLLWVEAQRLGSLVVDEATFKSERDVVKEELRQSVLSQPYGRLFYLYMPQASYQVHPYKRPGIGSIEELDAATIDDVRAFHAAYYRPDNAALIVVGNFDQGQLDAWVDKYFGGLKTPAAPIKRVTAVEPPRTAPAVFKGYGPNVPLPAILMTWHAPDAASPDAPALTVLDAILSSGKSSRLYNSLVYDQQVATEVFSDASLPQQPGLVMLGAILSGGKSIDDGQAALLAEVAKLRDAPPTDAELSEAKNELIAGKLRERETIDGRAFALGYALCTAGDAALANRELAQLQAVTAADVQRVAQKYLTDAGRMTILYQPESARPAGEKDAVEKPPVVASAKYTGPVVTLAPEGQRQAPPPLAAPVEPVLPKPAEKTLANGLRVIVAKSSDLPLVSAALTVRAGAWADPQGLAGAMGMTAGMLTEGTKTRGAQEIASQTEALGAVLSSGGGQESSAVTLNVMPEKLPAAMAIMADVARNPAFAAEELERQRVQALDGLSVAYQSPGQLAGFAASPVIFSGTSFGHVASGTPASLVRLKTEDLAKLHGRYFRPDNAILVLTGDITPEQGFKLAEGAFGDWKAPAGAAPARADVAPKAAPRAVAIDLPGTGQAAVTVAKASIARGDAQYYPGVVANSVLGGGYSARLNQEIRIKRGLSYGANSRLSAMRTTGLFRAAAQTKNESAPQVLDLMLGELQRLADAPTSADELKARKSVLVGGFGRELATTDGLAGILGNLALYDLPLSEVAAYTGKVEAVTAGEVQAFAAKNLAPGSVSVIVAGDAKAFEAGLKQRRPNLELVPARDIDLDAVNLRK